From a single Bryobacter aggregatus MPL3 genomic region:
- a CDS encoding isocitrate dehydrogenase (NAD(+)), producing MPHLVTLIPGDGIGPEVAAATERVLAATGVAIEWDRVELSADRIRSTGESLPADVLASLERTKVGLKGPVTTPVAGGFQSVNVALRKKLDLYANVRPVKSMPGIHTRFDDVDLDMVIFRENTEDLYSGLEHEVVTDVITSIKVITRTASARIARAAFRFGSRHLRKKVTAIHKANIMKLADGLFLRCCREVAADYPHLIYNELIVDNASMQLVSRPEQFDILVMPNLYGDILSDLAAGLVGGLGVVPGANLGDNHAIFESVHGSAPDIAGKNLANPTALILSSVMMLEYLKEFEAAKRLQAAIRLTYKEGDSLTGDVKGTATTTQFTDAIIRHLTK from the coding sequence ATGCCCCATTTGGTGACATTAATTCCCGGCGACGGCATCGGACCCGAGGTCGCCGCCGCTACAGAACGAGTGCTGGCCGCTACAGGCGTTGCAATCGAATGGGATCGTGTCGAGCTCTCGGCTGACCGGATCCGCAGCACAGGGGAATCCCTCCCTGCCGACGTCCTGGCCTCTCTCGAACGAACCAAAGTTGGTTTGAAAGGCCCCGTCACAACTCCCGTTGCCGGTGGCTTCCAAAGCGTCAATGTCGCGCTGCGTAAGAAGCTCGACTTGTATGCCAATGTCCGCCCAGTGAAGTCGATGCCCGGCATCCACACCCGCTTTGACGATGTCGATCTCGACATGGTGATCTTCCGCGAAAACACAGAGGACCTGTACTCGGGTCTGGAACATGAAGTGGTCACCGACGTGATTACCTCAATCAAGGTCATCACCCGCACGGCCTCGGCCCGCATCGCCCGCGCGGCCTTCCGCTTCGGTTCGCGCCACCTGCGCAAGAAGGTCACCGCGATCCACAAGGCGAATATCATGAAGCTCGCCGACGGGCTGTTTCTGCGCTGTTGCCGCGAGGTGGCGGCCGATTATCCGCATCTCATCTACAACGAGCTGATCGTCGACAATGCGTCGATGCAACTGGTCTCGCGGCCCGAACAGTTCGACATCCTGGTGATGCCGAATCTCTATGGCGACATCTTGTCCGACTTGGCCGCAGGCCTGGTGGGCGGTCTTGGCGTCGTGCCCGGAGCGAATCTCGGCGACAATCACGCGATCTTTGAGAGCGTCCATGGCAGCGCCCCTGATATCGCGGGCAAGAACCTCGCCAACCCGACCGCGCTGATCTTGTCGAGCGTCATGATGCTCGAGTACCTCAAGGAGTTTGAGGCGGCCAAGCGGCTACAAGCCGCCATTCGCCTCACCTACAAGGAAGGCGACTCGCTCACCGGCGACGTCAAAGGAACAGCCACCACCACGCAGTTCACCGATGCCATCATTCGCCACTTGACGAAGTAA
- a CDS encoding glycosyltransferase, which produces MRIAFFSPLPPVRSGIADYSAAILEPLKHLAEIETFETPPPAAQLKNFDVLLYQMGNNEYHSSIYECALEHPGVIVLHEGNLHHLHAERTIKQGNWDAYMEGVAFDGGPAAAAFAQRVRRLEVGPDYEGVPMLRRLLANARGVIVHSDCVAQSVREAGYTGPVTKIWHGAWIDRDPTQPSQREEYRSRLGLTPSSPLVGIFGFLKPYKRIAESLRAFRRLLRLQPDARMILCGDPHPDLDLENLLRSLQLEESVRVLGYLTAEDFHSYLEATDIVLNLRYPTVGESSGTLLRAFSLGKPVLVTDIGSFSEYPDEICLKVPSPPNTAEEDTIFEFLNLLCARASYRKALGNRARRWVEQECPWDVVAHRYVDFLDRVQSGKSGGSVARAPVVEVSSVEVPAPYILSWAQDEGGKQYTATHITRFTKTLALTPPGDASKSILEMGAYMQITPALKHQLGYGTVRGCYYGPSGKTDHHEIVSENGEKFECDVDLFDAEKDHFPYPDASFDTVLCCELLEHLTADPMHMMSEIHRILKPGGSLLITTPNIASLRALNAILQGYHPSFFPAYILPRKPGEDAEARHNREYTAKEVHLLFWESGFEVTKLETGEFLETPHPEHHYISHLLEQYNLTSELRGDGIYCVGRKVGPIRNRYPGWLYA; this is translated from the coding sequence ATGCGGATTGCCTTCTTCTCTCCTCTGCCCCCGGTGCGGAGCGGAATCGCAGACTACTCCGCGGCCATTCTCGAACCCCTGAAACACTTGGCGGAAATCGAAACCTTTGAAACGCCCCCACCTGCGGCGCAATTGAAAAATTTCGACGTTTTGCTCTACCAGATGGGCAATAACGAATACCATTCGTCGATCTATGAATGCGCCCTTGAGCATCCCGGCGTCATCGTCCTGCACGAAGGAAATCTCCACCACCTCCATGCCGAGCGGACCATCAAGCAAGGCAACTGGGACGCCTACATGGAAGGGGTCGCATTCGATGGCGGCCCGGCGGCCGCAGCCTTTGCGCAAAGAGTGAGAAGGCTGGAAGTCGGACCGGACTATGAAGGCGTACCGATGCTGCGCCGTCTGCTCGCCAACGCCCGCGGTGTGATCGTCCACTCGGACTGTGTCGCGCAATCGGTGCGAGAGGCAGGCTATACGGGGCCGGTCACCAAAATCTGGCATGGCGCCTGGATCGATCGCGACCCAACCCAACCATCGCAGCGCGAAGAGTATCGCAGCCGTCTTGGCCTCACCCCCTCCTCCCCGCTGGTGGGCATCTTTGGCTTTCTCAAGCCCTATAAGCGCATTGCCGAATCGCTCCGCGCCTTCCGGCGCCTGCTGCGCTTGCAGCCCGATGCACGCATGATCCTGTGCGGCGACCCGCACCCCGATCTGGACCTCGAAAACCTGCTCCGCAGCTTGCAGCTCGAAGAGTCCGTACGCGTGCTCGGCTATCTGACGGCTGAGGACTTCCACAGCTACCTCGAAGCAACCGATATCGTATTGAACCTCCGCTACCCGACAGTGGGCGAGAGTTCCGGTACCCTGCTGCGCGCGTTTTCTCTCGGCAAGCCCGTACTGGTGACAGACATCGGGAGTTTCTCGGAATACCCCGATGAGATCTGCCTCAAGGTACCCTCGCCGCCGAATACCGCTGAAGAAGATACGATCTTTGAATTCCTGAATCTGCTCTGCGCCCGTGCCTCCTATCGCAAAGCGTTGGGAAACCGGGCACGCCGTTGGGTGGAGCAGGAATGCCCCTGGGATGTGGTTGCCCATCGCTATGTCGATTTTCTCGATCGCGTGCAGTCCGGCAAGTCCGGGGGAAGCGTCGCCCGGGCGCCCGTAGTTGAAGTCTCTAGCGTGGAGGTTCCTGCGCCCTATATCCTGTCCTGGGCGCAGGACGAGGGCGGCAAACAGTACACCGCAACGCACATCACCCGTTTCACCAAGACGCTCGCCTTGACGCCGCCCGGGGACGCCTCGAAATCGATCCTCGAGATGGGCGCCTACATGCAGATCACTCCGGCGCTGAAGCACCAGTTGGGCTACGGCACCGTGCGCGGCTGCTATTACGGGCCTTCCGGCAAGACCGATCACCACGAGATCGTCTCCGAAAATGGTGAAAAGTTCGAGTGCGATGTCGATCTTTTCGACGCGGAAAAAGACCACTTCCCCTACCCGGACGCGAGCTTTGACACCGTCCTGTGTTGCGAGTTGCTGGAGCATCTCACCGCCGACCCGATGCACATGATGAGCGAGATCCATCGGATTCTGAAGCCGGGTGGCTCGCTGCTGATCACGACACCGAATATCGCCTCATTGCGCGCGTTGAACGCGATTCTGCAGGGTTATCATCCGAGCTTTTTCCCGGCCTACATTCTGCCGCGCAAGCCCGGTGAAGACGCCGAGGCCCGGCACAACCGCGAGTACACCGCCAAGGAAGTGCATTTGCTGTTCTGGGAGAGCGGCTTTGAAGTGACCAAGCTGGAGACCGGAGAGTTCCTTGAGACGCCCCATCCCGAGCACCACTACATTTCGCATCTGCTGGAGCAGTACAATCTGACCAGCGAACTGCGCGGAGACGGCATCTATTGCGTGGGCCGCAAGGTGGGTCCGATTCGAAACCGTTATCCTGGCTGGCTCTATGCCTAA
- a CDS encoding ABC transporter permease, producing MPKFTDFAVQADQFQLRIDCSLDADAVVGCHWVDPDSGRFLRESPWVETNRQHQATFDLTLPIAAGRYRFYISPRESGKDWGYLRGEQFLAIDAEVCPDGVRVERKLLTNTQSLRRERWPAIFREIFLGPFTSVWLNRHLMYSMVRRDILSRYRGSFADSFWAILNPLLLMLTYYFVFGLFLQTKFPGDPSKSGFVLFFISGMLPWLAMNESLARAANTTLEHRNLITKVIFPVEVLPVNLTLSGMVTGLTASVLFLFVLLATRGSIPITVLWLPVLWIPQFFLTAGLCYLLAAAGAFVRDLIYVMGLLLTMWFFLTPICYPETSLPAAVLPVLGKNPLYILVRAYRAIFIGGTSPEWIALGKLSAASLLVFYAGFAVFRRARKGFADVL from the coding sequence ATGCCTAAGTTCACTGATTTCGCTGTCCAAGCGGATCAGTTTCAGTTGCGCATCGATTGTTCGCTCGACGCAGACGCGGTAGTTGGTTGCCACTGGGTCGATCCGGACTCAGGACGCTTTCTCCGTGAGAGTCCCTGGGTGGAAACCAACCGGCAACACCAAGCCACATTCGATCTCACGCTGCCGATCGCGGCAGGCCGCTACCGTTTCTATATCTCCCCGCGCGAAAGCGGCAAGGACTGGGGCTATCTCCGTGGCGAGCAGTTTCTCGCGATCGATGCGGAAGTCTGCCCGGACGGGGTGCGTGTCGAACGCAAGCTGCTCACCAACACGCAGAGTTTGCGGCGGGAGCGCTGGCCAGCAATCTTTCGCGAAATTTTTCTGGGCCCTTTCACCTCGGTCTGGCTGAATCGACATCTGATGTACTCGATGGTGCGCCGCGACATCCTGTCGCGCTATCGCGGCAGCTTTGCAGACTCGTTCTGGGCGATCCTCAACCCGCTGCTGCTGATGCTGACCTACTACTTTGTCTTTGGTCTGTTCCTGCAGACGAAGTTCCCCGGAGACCCTTCAAAATCTGGCTTCGTTTTGTTCTTTATCTCGGGCATGCTGCCCTGGCTCGCGATGAACGAGAGCCTTGCCCGCGCCGCCAACACGACGCTCGAACACCGCAACCTGATCACGAAGGTGATCTTCCCGGTGGAGGTGCTGCCGGTGAATCTCACCCTCTCGGGCATGGTCACCGGACTCACCGCGTCCGTGCTGTTTCTCTTCGTGCTTCTGGCGACGCGGGGCTCGATTCCGATCACGGTGCTGTGGTTGCCGGTGCTGTGGATTCCGCAGTTCTTTCTCACCGCAGGCCTTTGCTATCTGCTCGCCGCAGCCGGCGCATTTGTGCGCGATCTCATTTATGTGATGGGATTGCTGTTGACAATGTGGTTCTTCCTCACGCCCATTTGCTACCCGGAGACCTCTCTGCCCGCTGCGGTGCTGCCGGTGCTGGGCAAGAACCCGCTCTACATTCTGGTGCGCGCCTATCGAGCGATTTTTATTGGCGGCACGAGTCCGGAATGGATCGCATTGGGGAAGCTGAGCGCCGCGTCGCTGTTGGTCTTTTATGCCGGCTTTGCAGTGTTTCGCCGTGCTCGCAAGGGCTTTGCCGATGTCCTCTGA
- a CDS encoding DUF2845 domain-containing protein, which produces MRHLSLLLIPALAFGANEKLTPEQRMELIRGLSAEYATVKLMLPRSKKALEYDLNGKSHKDQWDEAARERGPAARAGDLVQITKVDLDNDKITFEINGGLKSGRKWYDNVSVGMSGTNGRPVANGPSGTATLGTTLVVKFPKGVPAVDTAEMKKLLKPLFDFDQHSATEAYVDSLPPETKKAITEKRVIEGMDKDQVLLAIGKPRLKSRESNDGVETEDWVYGQAPGKITFLTFQSSKVIKIRESYAGLGGQTVSGPKPVIP; this is translated from the coding sequence ATGCGGCATCTCAGTTTGCTCCTGATTCCCGCGCTGGCCTTTGGCGCGAATGAGAAACTCACCCCCGAGCAGCGCATGGAATTGATCCGCGGCCTCAGTGCGGAGTATGCGACGGTGAAGCTGATGCTGCCGCGCTCGAAGAAAGCGCTCGAATACGACTTGAATGGCAAGAGCCACAAGGACCAATGGGACGAGGCTGCGCGGGAGCGTGGGCCCGCCGCGCGAGCCGGCGATTTGGTGCAGATCACCAAGGTGGATCTCGACAACGACAAAATCACCTTTGAGATCAACGGTGGTCTCAAAAGCGGGCGCAAATGGTACGACAACGTCAGTGTCGGCATGAGTGGGACCAACGGGCGGCCTGTGGCGAATGGTCCTTCCGGAACGGCCACGCTGGGCACCACGCTGGTGGTGAAATTCCCCAAGGGCGTGCCCGCCGTCGACACCGCAGAGATGAAGAAGCTGCTGAAACCTCTTTTTGATTTCGATCAGCATTCTGCCACCGAGGCTTATGTCGATTCGCTGCCTCCCGAGACGAAGAAGGCAATCACCGAGAAGCGGGTGATCGAGGGGATGGATAAGGATCAAGTGCTGCTCGCCATCGGAAAGCCGCGTCTGAAGAGCCGCGAGAGTAACGATGGGGTGGAGACCGAAGACTGGGTCTATGGGCAGGCGCCAGGGAAGATCACATTCCTGACTTTTCAGAGCAGTAAGGTCATCAAGATCCGCGAAAGCTATGCCGGACTGGGCGGACAGACGGTTTCGGGGCCCAAGCCGGTGATTCCGTAG
- a CDS encoding DUF3108 domain-containing protein produces MSRYLFAVILSCLNLGAASETLRYNVNWPSGLSLGEATLIADNLDASAAGRRFELRLDASVPGFAVADEIISQAKPDYCSILLEKKLKHGSRKNNEKLEFKPDESIVERTTDKGGKSQMNIGNCGRDALAMVYFLRSELQQGRVPSAQTVFFGSAYQLTFKYLGATSVTIGSVAEQADKMQISIQGPASKNSLEIFFGRDPMRTPLLFRVPLVLGSFAMELQR; encoded by the coding sequence ATGAGCCGCTACCTTTTTGCTGTGATCCTCTCCTGCCTGAATCTGGGAGCGGCTTCAGAAACCTTGCGCTACAACGTGAACTGGCCTAGCGGCTTATCGCTGGGCGAAGCAACCCTCATTGCAGATAATCTCGATGCGTCCGCCGCCGGCCGCCGTTTTGAGCTTCGCCTTGATGCTTCGGTGCCCGGCTTTGCCGTTGCCGATGAGATCATCTCGCAGGCCAAGCCGGATTACTGCTCCATCCTGCTTGAAAAAAAGCTGAAGCATGGCTCGCGGAAAAACAACGAGAAGTTAGAGTTCAAACCCGACGAATCCATCGTCGAGCGCACGACCGATAAGGGTGGCAAGTCGCAGATGAATATCGGAAACTGTGGCCGCGATGCACTGGCCATGGTCTATTTTCTCCGTTCCGAGTTGCAACAGGGCCGGGTGCCGTCCGCCCAGACCGTCTTCTTCGGATCTGCCTACCAACTCACCTTCAAATACCTGGGAGCCACTTCCGTCACGATCGGAAGTGTCGCGGAGCAAGCCGACAAAATGCAAATCTCGATACAGGGCCCCGCGTCCAAGAATTCGCTCGAAATTTTCTTCGGACGCGATCCGATGCGTACGCCTCTCCTCTTCCGGGTCCCACTCGTACTCGGAAGCTTCGCGATGGAGTTGCAGCGCTAG
- a CDS encoding GNAT family N-acetyltransferase, with protein MSSEDSPRSVQDHFSAARKAGGWVSFAPESYVVVPPRDGVRFPLSRFPVMPGRVAFITQSNSLGASILDWAQQSQAGFSAFIALGRSPDIDFANCIDYLSEDPSTQSILLYLEGVRDASRFLSAARECALRKPVIVLKPGKRDPHRDAVFDAAFRRCGMLRVNRIADLFHLADVLERQPRPRGSRLSILTNANAPGLLAADALSLAGGELAALIDLGGSATTADYRQAINAHLKDPNCHGILTIVTPQPDTQIEEAARSLAEAAATSHKTLLASFMGGESMREARSILAAADIPNFPYADTAARAFQTLWQYSSSLNGLYETPMFAAEAGDVTGLAAQLEEQRPDWPASLLHRILEAYRLPVHEAESPSATRFTCRSEIDPTFGPVIFLSAHGLGESIYGDSIAALPPLTSTLARRRIEHLRLHRTCTPEALLALEAALVRFARLVSEVPVIRELRLDLAVDPSGAAWVSSVRATSQPAGLAPEHWPRCVIRPYPRQYEHPVVLRDGSAATIRPIRPEDESRLVDFHNDLSERSVYLRYLQFLKFEERISHERLARVVFNDYARELALVVEQNSRILGVGRMQRNPLRMEEAEVAFLVRDSAQGQGIGSALVTNLIDAARREGLRHLIAELLSDNQPMRRLLERAGFRMRLGSDGRTLLASLSL; from the coding sequence ATGTCCTCTGAGGACTCGCCACGCAGCGTCCAGGACCACTTCTCGGCAGCGAGAAAGGCAGGTGGCTGGGTCTCGTTCGCGCCGGAGTCCTATGTCGTGGTGCCGCCGCGCGACGGCGTACGCTTCCCCTTGAGCCGCTTTCCGGTAATGCCGGGCCGGGTAGCCTTCATCACTCAAAGCAATTCGCTTGGGGCCTCGATTCTCGATTGGGCGCAACAAAGCCAGGCGGGCTTCAGCGCTTTCATCGCACTCGGCAGATCGCCAGACATCGACTTTGCCAACTGCATCGACTATCTCTCGGAAGACCCCAGCACGCAGTCGATCTTGCTCTATCTTGAGGGCGTGCGGGATGCGAGCCGCTTTCTTTCTGCGGCGCGCGAATGCGCCTTGCGCAAGCCGGTGATCGTGCTCAAGCCAGGCAAGCGTGACCCGCATCGCGATGCGGTTTTCGATGCCGCCTTTCGCCGCTGCGGCATGCTGCGCGTCAACCGCATTGCCGATCTCTTCCATCTGGCGGATGTGCTGGAGCGGCAGCCGCGTCCGCGCGGTTCCCGCCTCAGCATCCTTACCAACGCAAACGCGCCCGGTCTGCTGGCCGCCGATGCGCTCAGTCTGGCGGGAGGAGAACTGGCCGCTCTGATCGATCTGGGCGGCAGCGCGACGACAGCCGACTATCGCCAGGCAATCAACGCCCACCTTAAAGATCCGAACTGCCACGGCATTCTCACCATCGTCACCCCGCAGCCGGACACACAGATCGAGGAGGCAGCGCGCAGCCTGGCCGAGGCGGCGGCCACGTCTCACAAGACCTTGCTCGCCAGTTTCATGGGGGGCGAATCGATGCGCGAGGCGCGCTCGATTCTGGCCGCCGCCGACATTCCAAACTTTCCCTATGCCGACACCGCGGCGCGCGCCTTCCAAACGCTCTGGCAATACTCTTCCAGCTTGAATGGCTTGTACGAGACGCCCATGTTCGCCGCTGAAGCAGGCGACGTCACCGGGCTGGCGGCACAACTCGAAGAGCAGCGCCCCGATTGGCCCGCGAGCCTGCTCCACCGTATTCTCGAGGCCTACCGGCTTCCAGTACACGAGGCCGAATCTCCCAGCGCGACGCGCTTCACTTGCCGCAGCGAGATCGACCCTACCTTTGGACCGGTCATCTTTCTGAGCGCCCACGGACTCGGGGAATCGATCTATGGCGATTCGATCGCCGCGCTGCCTCCGCTCACTTCAACACTGGCCCGCCGCCGCATTGAGCACCTCCGCTTGCATCGTACCTGCACTCCCGAAGCGCTACTAGCTCTTGAGGCGGCGCTAGTGCGCTTTGCCCGGCTGGTGAGCGAAGTCCCTGTGATCCGGGAACTCCGGCTCGATCTGGCGGTCGACCCAAGCGGAGCGGCCTGGGTTTCCTCTGTCCGCGCCACTTCTCAGCCAGCCGGCCTTGCTCCCGAACATTGGCCCCGCTGCGTGATTCGCCCTTATCCCCGCCAATACGAGCACCCCGTTGTGTTGCGCGATGGCAGTGCGGCCACCATTCGGCCCATCCGTCCTGAAGATGAAAGCCGCCTTGTGGACTTCCACAACGATCTTTCGGAGCGCAGCGTCTATCTGCGCTACCTGCAGTTCCTCAAGTTTGAGGAACGCATCTCGCACGAGCGCCTGGCACGGGTGGTTTTTAACGATTACGCGCGCGAGCTGGCGCTGGTGGTGGAGCAGAATTCGCGCATCCTCGGAGTGGGCCGCATGCAGCGCAATCCGTTGCGCATGGAGGAGGCCGAAGTCGCCTTCCTCGTGCGGGATTCCGCACAGGGCCAGGGCATTGGCAGTGCGCTGGTGACAAATCTGATCGATGCCGCACGCCGCGAAGGGCTGCGGCATCTCATTGCCGAGCTCTTATCGGACAACCAGCCCATGCGCCGGCTGCTCGAACGAGCAGGCTTTCGGATGCGGCTCGGCAGTGACGGCCGCACCCTGCTTGCTTCGCTGAGCCTTTAG
- the purH gene encoding bifunctional phosphoribosylaminoimidazolecarboxamide formyltransferase/IMP cyclohydrolase translates to MAKIRRALLSVTDKTGLVDFAKGLTDLGVELISTGGTAKLLREAGLAARDVSEVTEFPEMLDGRVKTIHPRIAAGVLAIREKADHMAAIAEHKIELIDMVVVNLYAFEKTAAKPGVSLEELIENIDIGGPTMIRAAAKNYQDVAVVTRPEDYAALLQELQASDASLSAATHWDLAKKAFSMTAAYDSAITQVLTNLPQAVEMPDRLVINVPLKASLRYGENPHQSAALYASGTVGIANAEQLQGKELSYNNLVDLDAAWQLICEFGQPASAIIKHTNPCGCATATTLAESYRKAFAADPISAFGGVLAFNREVDAETAAEIAKTFIEAIAAPSYDAGALAVLAAKKNLRLLRVAAGGLEEPVVKTITGGYLVQSADRKALVRAEARVVTKVQPTEAQWNALEFAWRVVKHVKSNAIVYAQEGQLIAAGAGQMSRVDSVKFGADKAVLPLAGCVVASDAFFPFPDGLEAAAARGAVAFIQPGGSVKDPDVIAAADRLGIAMVMTGFRHFRH, encoded by the coding sequence ATGGCAAAAATACGACGCGCTCTTCTGAGCGTTACAGACAAAACGGGGTTGGTGGATTTTGCAAAAGGCCTGACGGATCTGGGTGTGGAACTGATCTCAACGGGCGGTACTGCGAAGCTGTTGCGCGAAGCGGGTCTCGCCGCTCGCGACGTCAGCGAAGTGACGGAATTCCCTGAAATGCTGGATGGCCGCGTCAAGACGATTCACCCGCGCATTGCCGCCGGAGTGCTTGCGATCCGCGAGAAGGCCGATCATATGGCCGCGATCGCCGAGCACAAGATCGAGCTGATTGACATGGTGGTAGTGAATCTCTATGCCTTTGAGAAGACGGCGGCCAAGCCCGGTGTTTCGCTCGAAGAGTTGATCGAGAATATCGACATCGGCGGCCCGACGATGATTCGCGCCGCTGCCAAGAACTATCAGGATGTCGCGGTGGTCACTCGTCCGGAAGACTACGCCGCGCTGCTGCAAGAGCTCCAGGCAAGTGACGCGTCCCTGTCGGCGGCCACCCATTGGGATCTCGCGAAGAAGGCTTTCTCGATGACGGCTGCCTACGATTCGGCGATCACGCAGGTGTTGACGAATCTTCCGCAAGCAGTGGAGATGCCGGATCGTCTGGTGATCAATGTGCCGTTGAAGGCCAGCCTGCGCTACGGCGAGAATCCGCACCAGAGTGCGGCGCTCTACGCGAGCGGCACCGTGGGCATCGCGAATGCCGAGCAATTGCAAGGCAAGGAGCTGAGCTACAACAATCTCGTTGATCTCGATGCGGCCTGGCAACTGATCTGTGAGTTTGGCCAGCCTGCCAGCGCAATCATCAAGCACACCAACCCGTGCGGCTGCGCTACTGCGACAACTCTTGCGGAGAGTTACCGCAAGGCCTTTGCGGCCGATCCGATCAGCGCCTTTGGCGGCGTGCTTGCCTTCAATCGGGAAGTGGACGCGGAGACGGCGGCCGAGATCGCCAAGACCTTTATCGAGGCGATTGCCGCGCCTAGCTATGATGCGGGAGCGCTCGCGGTGCTGGCCGCAAAAAAGAATCTTCGCTTGTTGCGTGTGGCTGCGGGCGGGCTCGAGGAACCGGTCGTGAAAACGATCACGGGTGGCTATCTGGTGCAGTCCGCCGATCGCAAGGCTCTGGTGCGGGCCGAGGCGCGTGTTGTGACGAAAGTACAGCCCACCGAGGCGCAGTGGAATGCGCTTGAATTCGCCTGGCGCGTGGTGAAGCATGTGAAGTCAAACGCGATCGTGTATGCGCAGGAGGGCCAGTTGATCGCAGCCGGCGCCGGGCAGATGAGCCGCGTGGACAGTGTGAAGTTTGGAGCCGATAAGGCCGTGCTGCCGCTTGCCGGTTGTGTCGTGGCAAGCGATGCGTTCTTCCCCTTTCCCGATGGTCTCGAAGCAGCTGCCGCCAGGGGTGCGGTTGCTTTCATTCAGCCCGGTGGCAGCGTGAAGGACCCGGACGTAATTGCCGCCGCCGATCGCCTGGGCATCGCGATGGTGATGACTGGCTTCCGCCACTTCCGCCACTAA
- the gap gene encoding type I glyceraldehyde-3-phosphate dehydrogenase, with protein MAIKVAINGFGRIGRNVFRAALNNPNIDIVATNDLTDNKTLAHLLKYDSILGPLGLEVTHDDESITVAGKRIRVFETKDPAQIDWSSTGAEVVVESTGRFTDRADAAKHLQGTVKKVIISAPAKNEDVTIVLGVNNEMYDASKHHVVSNASCTTNCLGPVTKVLHEKFGILKGSMTTIHSYTNDQVVLDFNHSDLRRARAAAINMIPTSTGAAKAIGLVMPMLKGKLDGYAMRVPTPNVSVVDFVAVLEKNTTTEEVNAALKAAAEGPLKGILAYTEDPIVSTDMKGNANSSIVDAQLTKVLDGNLLKVVSWYDNEWGYSNRVVDLVSFLLK; from the coding sequence GTGGCAATTAAAGTAGCGATCAACGGCTTTGGCCGTATTGGGCGCAATGTGTTTCGCGCGGCGCTGAACAACCCCAACATCGACATCGTCGCGACGAACGATCTCACCGACAACAAAACGCTGGCGCACCTGCTCAAGTACGACTCGATCCTCGGTCCGCTTGGCCTTGAAGTGACGCATGACGATGAGAGCATCACGGTGGCTGGTAAGCGCATCCGTGTGTTTGAAACCAAGGACCCTGCCCAGATCGACTGGTCGAGCACCGGCGCTGAAGTGGTGGTGGAATCCACCGGCCGCTTTACCGATCGGGCAGACGCGGCTAAGCATTTGCAAGGCACCGTCAAGAAGGTCATCATCTCCGCTCCCGCGAAGAACGAAGACGTGACGATCGTACTCGGCGTGAACAACGAGATGTACGACGCCTCCAAGCACCATGTTGTCTCGAACGCGAGCTGCACGACGAATTGCTTGGGCCCTGTCACCAAGGTGCTGCATGAGAAGTTCGGCATTCTCAAGGGCAGCATGACCACGATCCACAGCTACACGAACGATCAGGTTGTGCTCGACTTCAATCATTCCGATCTGCGTCGCGCGCGTGCAGCCGCGATCAACATGATCCCGACCTCGACCGGTGCGGCCAAGGCGATTGGTCTTGTCATGCCGATGCTGAAGGGCAAGCTGGACGGCTATGCGATGCGCGTTCCGACCCCGAACGTCAGCGTTGTTGACTTCGTTGCCGTGCTCGAGAAGAACACGACCACGGAAGAAGTGAATGCAGCGCTGAAGGCTGCCGCTGAAGGCCCGTTGAAGGGCATCCTGGCCTACACGGAAGATCCCATCGTGTCTACCGACATGAAGGGCAACGCCAATTCCAGCATCGTCGACGCGCAGTTGACGAAGGTTCTGGATGGCAACCTGTTGAAGGTTGTGAGCTGGTACGACAACGAGTGGGGCTATTCGAACCGCGTGGTCGACCTTGTCTCGTTCCTGCTGAAGTAG